One window of Candidatus Omnitrophota bacterium genomic DNA carries:
- a CDS encoding helix-turn-helix domain-containing protein: MSENNKETQKEWEWMKLKETAEYLQISQTSLYRMLTSKKIPASKVGRQWRFNRTRIEQWLETEDIMLKDVVENNKGEEN, from the coding sequence ATGAGCGAAAATAATAAAGAAACACAAAAGGAGTGGGAGTGGATGAAACTCAAAGAAACGGCTGAGTATCTGCAGATTAGTCAAACGTCTCTTTATCGGATGCTCACATCTAAAAAGATACCTGCATCAAAAGTCGGCCGGCAATGGCGCTTTAACCGCACCAGAATAGAACAATGGTTAGAAACTGAGGATATAATGCTTAAGGATGTAGTCGAGAATAATAAAGGGGAGGAAAATTAA
- a CDS encoding DUF4349 domain-containing protein gives MISKREKLFGAIGAAAAILLFTVIMLAKNYQGCGIIKSKSAYENESLNAGASFDRASGRMRSSAPPAPSARAAAEASTDNAENIAADERKLIKTGNISLEVKDYDSSAKAIASMVSEFEGFILRSSKYVSDDNYASGDISVKVKPAHFDSFAARLDSLGRVKSKNSYINDVTEQYIDLESRLNSSLRVEKRLKEILSIKTKNVKDILEVEKELARVGEKIEQLKGRKKYLDNQIGLATINIHIDEERDIVTGSYKFLERIRYAFRGGVNAFISITSGIITVIGALIALSIYGLLFALILAGIKKFRKKQ, from the coding sequence ATGATATCAAAAAGAGAAAAACTGTTCGGCGCGATAGGCGCGGCGGCGGCGATACTGTTATTTACAGTCATTATGCTTGCGAAGAATTACCAGGGTTGCGGAATTATCAAAAGCAAATCAGCGTATGAAAACGAAAGCCTTAACGCCGGCGCTTCTTTTGACAGGGCATCAGGAAGAATGAGGAGCAGCGCTCCGCCAGCTCCTTCCGCGAGAGCGGCGGCTGAGGCGAGTACGGATAATGCCGAAAACATCGCGGCTGATGAACGGAAATTGATCAAGACGGGGAATATCAGCCTTGAGGTGAAAGATTATGACAGCAGCGCCAAGGCCATTGCCTCTATGGTCAGCGAATTTGAAGGCTTCATTTTGCGATCAAGTAAATATGTTTCCGACGACAACTACGCCTCGGGCGACATAAGCGTCAAAGTAAAACCCGCTCATTTTGACAGCTTTGCGGCACGGCTTGACAGCCTGGGCCGCGTGAAGAGCAAAAACTCCTATATCAATGACGTGACCGAACAATACATAGACCTTGAATCACGGCTGAACAGCAGTCTTCGGGTGGAGAAACGCCTGAAAGAGATACTCTCGATCAAAACAAAAAATGTCAAAGATATCCTTGAGGTGGAAAAAGAACTCGCGCGCGTCGGAGAAAAAATAGAGCAGCTCAAAGGCCGGAAAAAATATCTGGACAACCAGATCGGCCTGGCCACCATAAACATACATATTGACGAGGAAAGGGATATCGTAACCGGAAGTTATAAATTCCTGGAACGCATAAGATACGCCTTCCGCGGCGGCGTCAACGCCTTTATAAGCATAACATCGGGCATCATAACAGTGATAGGCGCGCTTATCGCCCTTTCTATTTACGGCCTGCTCTTCGCGCTGATACTTGCCGGTATAAAAAAGTTCAGAAAAAAACAGTGA